gaacccaggaatccgggctcccaacccccccgttctgaccactagaccccactcccctcccagacccagggagagaatccaggagtcatagtcctggctcccaagctccccccaccccgctctaatcactagaccccactccccttccagagctcaggataaaacccaggagttcCGGCTCCCAGCCTCCGCCCTCGCCCCCGCCCCCAAcctcctcctgctctaaccactagaccccacacccctcccagtgctggggatagaacccaggagtcccagctcccagtctccccccaccctttaaccactagaccccactcccctcacagagctggggatagaacccaggcgttccggctcccagtcccccccccccccgtcccccaccctttaaccactagaccccacacccctcccagtgctggggatagaacccaggaatcccagctcccagtctccccccaccctttaaccactagaccccactcccctctcaggtGTGGGGATAGAAagcaggagtcctgtctcccagcccccacccccaactaatagaccccactcccctcccctaccAGAGCTAGAGATGGAGTCAattctcccaccccacctcctcccccttctcccatcccaacccctcactctgcccccgcCTCCAGCTGGCGCAGGGGTCTGGGCCCCAGCAGCCAACAGGAGTGATGAGCAGCCATGCTCAAGCCCTAACCACCCcccacaggggctgggggcctgggGAGCTGGCTCCTTGCCCAGTGCCGAGCGACGCCGGCCCCCTGGGCCCCCTGCCGGCACAGCACCCAGCTGAGCTCTCACCCCACGGGGCTGGGAAATTGACGCATTAGGATGGAAGCGTTGGGCCCAGCTGGTTGTTTGGGAACAAAGCAGGGACGGGGGCTTGCGGTCAATGCAACTGCGCCCATTAGCGTCACTAAGTGAGCGGGGCTTAGAGcgagggacgggggtgggggagccatctctctctctctctctctcacacacagacagacacacacacacactctccttcCAGCAGGGGGACACACAGTGCCCACAACCATTAGTTTAGTTAGTACATGGGtaatggtgggggtggaggttcgGATCATCCCAGCATTCAACTGAGACTGGGACCTCAATGGTGGCCCAGTTaatgagtcctggctcccagcccccgccagcTCTAAGctaccagaccccactcccctcccagcgtcagggatagaacccaggagtcctggctcccagcccccaatcCTAcccccagggagagaacccaagcATAGGGCCTTTCACAACCTACACTGTCTCTTCAGCAGGGCGATGCTGCCCATCAACGCCACATCTGGGGAGGCCACACTGCGCCAGGCCATGAAGGTCACCACGGCTGTCGCCTTCGGCTTCATTTTCTTGGCCGGGGCGGCCGGGAACGGGGCAGTGCTGTGGGTCACAGGCTGGAAGCTGCGCTGGACCCCCAACACCGTGTGGTTCTTCAACCTGGCTGTGGCCGACGTGGCCTCCACCTCTCTGATCCTGGTCACCGTCCTGTACCTGGCCCTGGATCTGGACTGGCCCTTCGGCTCCGTGGCCTGCAAGTTGGCCAACTGCCTCTTTGGCTTGAGCCTCTGCAGTGGGGTCCTGCTGCTCAGCGCTATCAGCGTGGACCGGTGTGTGGTAGTGGTGGCCCCCGTCTGGTGCCGCAATCACCGCACGCCGCGGCTCAGCTGGGTGGCCTGCGCCGCTATCTGGGCCCTGTCGCTGGCCACCTTCgtgcccagctccttcctcttctcCGAGCTCTCCTTCGAGAGGAACCGGAGCTCCTGCAGCAACCTGGATGTCTTCCAAGATTGGAGGCGCCAAGAGGCCGAGATATTGACCGTGTTCATCTTCCTCTCTCAGTTCCTCCTGCCCTTGGTGGTCATCTCCGTGTCCTACTCCATCCTGGTGGTGGCCATGAGGCGAAAGAGGCTGGCCAAGTCCAGCAAACCCCTCTTGGTGGTCACAAGAGTCATCTTCTGCTTCTTCCTCTGCTGGTCACCCTACCATGCCTTGGCCTTAGCCAGGATCTCCACAGCCCAAATGCCCAGCGCCGTCCGCCTGGTGGCCATCCCCCTCTCCAAGTGCCTGGCCATGTTCAACAGCTGCATCAACCCCCTGCTCTACGTCTTTGCTGGGAGGGAGTTCCAGGACGCCGTGCGGAGGCCGCTGGTGCAGGCCTTCAAGGCAGCCTTCGAGGAGGCACCACCAACTCACGTCTGAAGGGGGAGCCACCATACTGCAGGAAACTGGCTGGGggagctctcccctggcagtcagggctggtcctggtgcccagcatggcactaggaggcgtgctgcagggagctggctgggggtgctctcccctggcagtcagggctggccctgatgcccgtgtggtgctagggggtgctgtgcttcagggagtgggctggggggcACTCTCCCCCTTATGAACCAGAGATGCTGCCTGGGACATGGACATTTTCCCATGTCACCTACCCCGGGTCCTTTCCTCTTAGGCTGGGGGCAAAGACATGGCTAGAACCAAGATCTCAAGCCCCATGTCCTGCCTTATCTCTACCAGCCTCGGGTGGGAGCTGGCCAGGAAGCACAAGTGCGCTTTGGAAGGAAATCCCCCCAACTTGGTTCCGAAATGGAAACAAAAGAGATATATAAAGATACCAGATTGTGAAACTCGCCacaacatttctgaaaaaaagaACCCCAAGGTTGGTTTGGATGCATTGAGACAATTGATAAAATACCAATTGTTTATCATATAAAAATAGACTATTGGCCAAAACATGactgccccccgtcccccccccccgaaaatacAAAAACGGGGACTTGTTTGCCTTTTATGTATTACAAAAAAACCAATAGACCCCATTTTGGACTTTCCATTTCCCCCATTCCACAACCAACCCAGATCAGTCGCTGCTTTGGTTCCTGTCTTAAAAACAGCAAAATCATCAAATCCATCCGGCAACCAAAAAAAGGGTCGTTTTGAAATGAAACAACTCCGCTCAGTCCATTCCGTTCGGACTGGCCTCCCCCGCCAGGGAATTGTCTCCAAACAGACGCGTTCCCCAGCTTGTGTCGATTTCAATCGAGCTGCATTTTCTGACACAGCCGCCGCCCTTTGGAAAACCTCAGCCAGCTCTCCCGGAGGGGCCAGCCTCTGCTGTGGGTACGAAGAGCCCCACGAGGGGTGACAGACCCGCCTCTACCCCCAACAGTCACGGTACTTacagggagagaaggaagggaTTTGTTAACCCTAACAGGCTGATCTCCAGGTGATTGTGGAGGGGACTTTCCCCTCTAAGGGGTGCAGCCCCAGactgggggactggctggcccaTGAAATGGGACACAAGCCCTTTCCCCTATAGGGggcaaagccccaggctgggggggactggctggctcagagggggTCCCCAGCTACTGCAGTACTTGTCTGGGAGGAGACAAATTCCAGGGAAAGGGTCACAAAACCCTCAGCGCTTGGCCTGAGGCCCTCGACTTGCCAGCCCCAGCTCAAATCCTTTCCACCGCCCACGAGTCCCCACGGGGACACGGGATTTTCCATTACAGTCTGTCTCAGCTGCCTTGCTCTGGAGCTGGATAAAgttaccccaccccagagctggtcGCATCTCAGCACCGCGTGAGGGGTTCCTGTATAACCagcccgtgccccaccccagaggtggctgcatctcagcagcaggtgagggatccctgtataaccagcctcTGCACCCCACCACACCTAAAATTGCTTCAGCACTTTAAGATCCTTTTGCTCCACCCTCCACCCCGCCCTGAGAACCCCGCGGCTCTGTCCACACCACAACCACGCAGGAACGATCGAGCCTTTTATTAAtcatggagaagaaaaaaaataataaaacaagttttCACAAAAAAAACCATTAGCTTGAAAGTGACATTTCACTTACggtgtggaggaggaggggggacggtGGGACTTGTGTTAAAGGGTGCGGGGGGTACGGATCCCCCTGTGTTTGCTCAGTGCATGACCACCAGGGCAGCAGCGAAGGGAAGGGTCACGCTGGGGCACAGGTGTTTGCGTGGTGAGTGTGAGGGGTCAAACGGAGaccatcccatttccccactagacaggtctgtgatgccccgccccttccaggtgAGGGGCACAACCCCAGAGAACTTAGGACTGACTGACATGGGGCTAGGACCCAGGGGAAATCCTGATCTAATTCCTGCCCAGTCACCTGAAGGGTGGGGCCTTTTCCTTACCCCCGCTGAGAGGCCATGGGGTGAACTCTGAGCAGATTTTATCCCCCCATGACCCAGATCATGGTCATGACCCCTGACCTCCAACCCCAAACGTGGCCTGTAAAATCCCAGCTCAATTCTCCCAACCCAGCtccccatgggggctggggaaaggggctcAGACCCTTGTGAGGGTTGATGGGCACAGAGGATTTGAGAATGTCGGCTGACCTGCTGCCACacgccccccctcccgccccatgtTCTAATCAGCATCTCACACCCTGGAGAGATCGCCCCAGGGGGTTTCAGGCTCCAGCGTTTGGATTTGAAAGCCCTTTGCCCCACGGCTGAAAAGCGTTGCCAGCCTCCCTGAGGCTGGCATCAGGCGGGCGCCTGCCCGCATGAACCTGCCCAGAGGTGAAACTGACAAAGGAGACCCCTCAACCCCTCCAGTGTGAAACTGACCAGCGCCAAAACTGACATTAAAGAAACCTGTTTCCACAGGGAGGTTTGGTCTCTTCTCTGCTTACAACTTGCCCCGGGGGAGAGGCGGTTCGGGGTTTTGATTTTGGGGGCGAGCACTATTTACTAACCCCCCCCTCAGAGCTGCGAGGGGctctctgggagggaagggggcctaGGTGGCAAGGCTGAGTCTGGAGGGTGTTTaatgctgcaggggaagaggagaacgAGGCAGATTTCAGCGGAGGAGTGAGAAAACAGATGGAtgaaggaagaggaaggaggagagcAGGGACACGGGTGGCTGTGAAATAGTACAGCCCACAGACAGAGCCTTCCATAAAACCAGCTGAAAGCAGCCCCaaccccccatctcctcctgtgCCCCTCACACTCAGATCACAGGGTGGGCAGGGACTGCTGAGAAGGGATGCAACGAGCCATCCAGAGGGAGAGGCAGCGCAGGGATGGGGGACTCAGGGAGCAACGAGCAGCCCCCCAAACTGCAGTGTTTGAGTGGGGGGGAATACTGGGGGGCCGAGTGCTGCGCCCCTGGTGAGTGACCAGGCAGGAGATGAACTGTTGGAAGGGGAAATGCAGTGATGCCCTGGCGAGCAGGGGGCTGATCGGAATATGGGGGGGGTGTCTGTATTGGGCCGTCGGGCACCCCCACCCAACAGGGGTTCATACACATGCACAGAGGcttggggaggggccggggagcgAGGGGCCGACAGCGGCTGGAGGTCAGGAGACGACAGGGCACATCCTCGGGGTCAGGCCAGCGCCAGCactgtggggaggagagagagagagagggggggggggtcagatcaCAGGGCCACGGCTCTCAGCCCCAGAGGCCCTCCCCCCCCTTTCTGGATGGGGGGGTTCTCCCTGCAGGCCCATCTCCCCACAACTGGAGAATCCCAGAAGCCAGATGGGGTATCCCCAAGGCACACCCCACACTTGGGTCAGAGAGGGGGAAACCCagaagcccccaccccagagccctaaTCATATAACGCTGCCCCATATCTgacgtgggggagggggtcaaggCAGAGCCCAATcagaggggagcagggaactCATTCAAacatgggggggctgctgattGCCCCGGGGGGAGAAGAGGACATCTGGAACCTCCCCTTTGAACCCCAACACCACTTGGATGTCTCCCTGCTCCATAAAGGAGCCCCCTGCTACGGTCACCCCACCGCACACAGCAGAGAAGGGGTCTTTGACCAAGACACCCCCAAACCCCACGCTCCCAGCAGGTCTGAgtcctcccacagctggggaggATTGGTGACAGGAGGTAATGATTACAGACCTCGCCTAGCACCCCCCACACCACACAGGGCCCCACGAGGCTGAATCAGTCGGGCAGGGCCCAGCGACACCCCACGCCCTCCAAGAGGGAGGGCCCCAGGGGGCTGAGTGTGCAACCcgaccccagcccctccccttacCGGTCAGGGCCTCCTGTGCGAAGTATTTGACGTCAACGTCCTGGTCCTGCGTGAGCTTCTCCAGCACGGGCTTCACCTCATTCTGCAGGGTGCTGCGGGGTGCAGTGGGGCAGTTAGAGGGACCCACAGAGCAAGAGACATGGGGGGCAGAGCAGACTGGAACCCTGGCCCGggaattccccccccacccccatcgcaGCTGCTCAGGTGGAGGCGAATGGGAGCTGAGAGTCCTGCCTCCCCACCccggtgcccccagccctgcctccaccaTCCCCACTCCACTAGCAGATCCcaacctctcctcccccatccaaccctgcccagtgccaggtgtcccCGCCCCTTGGCTGTACCTGTTGTCCAGGATTGGTCCTATTTTCTGCAGGGACTTGGCCACGTTGAAGCGGACGTTGGCCACGGCATCGCCCGCCATGCGCAGCACAGTGGGCAGCATGTGTTTGGTGGTGATCTCCTGCCCGCACACCTCCGAAAGCACCTGGGGGACAGGGGGAGAGCGTTATGCCAGCGCTGAATCTGTGCCAATCACGCAAAACAGGAATtgaacacaggagtcctggctcccagcagtaacccctagaccccacttccctcccagagctgggaagagaacccaggagtcctggctcccagcccccccggtctaacccctagaccccacccccccaccccaggcatctgggttccccctgcccccagaggggcaCTCACATTGATGCAGAAGAGCGTGGTCATGCGGTGCAGGTAGTTGGGGTCGTTAGACATGGCCAGCACTTTGGGGATGATGGTGGCGTGGGCCCAGTCTTTGCCGAATTTTTCCACCAGTTTCTTCAGGTTGCTGGTGGCTGCCTCCCGGATGGCGTAgactgggaagggaggagaaaacGCATCACCGGGGGTGGCCGGGGCTCTGGGCCAATCCTGGCTGCAGGCTACCAACAGCGGCACGCTAACCCCGATCCCTCCACCCTGAGATCTGGGCTAGAAAGAGTCACCTTCTGGATTTTGAGTTTCAGGGGTTACAAttcaccctgcccccaccagcccacgTTCACCAGGTgccctgtttattccccattttcGGCAGTCGCCCCACAAAACACTGAGGAAAACACAATATTTGGCGAGGTTTCCCTCTGTTTTTGGGAATTCTCATTTAAAACACTGGCACCTTCTGCTTCAGCTTTCCCTGCCGTGCAAGAGCTATTGACTGTCCATAACAATCCCCATCAGATGCCATTAGAAATCCCCACCAGCCCCAGGGCTCGGGGTTTCTCGTGGCCAAGAAGTGGCTGTTCTTCTTAACCAAGAGCTGGGATTTTTGCATGATCCAAGTCCAGAAGTGCGGAATTAGATCACCACATAGCGCAAACTGTTCCATTTCCTCCAGCT
Above is a window of Chrysemys picta bellii isolate R12L10 chromosome 20, ASM1138683v2, whole genome shotgun sequence DNA encoding:
- the LOC103306787 gene encoding chemerin-like receptor 1 yields the protein MLPINATSGEATLRQAMKVTTAVAFGFIFLAGAAGNGAVLWVTGWKLRWTPNTVWFFNLAVADVASTSLILVTVLYLALDLDWPFGSVACKLANCLFGLSLCSGVLLLSAISVDRCVVVVAPVWCRNHRTPRLSWVACAAIWALSLATFVPSSFLFSELSFERNRSSCSNLDVFQDWRRQEAEILTVFIFLSQFLLPLVVISVSYSILVVAMRRKRLAKSSKPLLVVTRVIFCFFLCWSPYHALALARISTAQMPSAVRLVAIPLSKCLAMFNSCINPLLYVFAGREFQDAVRRPLVQAFKAAFEEAPPTHV